Within the Enterobacter roggenkampii genome, the region TTCACTCTCAGGAGACCGGAAACAGAATGCTACAATTAGACACGTATGGATGTCCAGACAGCTATTGACCATTAACTCTGGACATCCCCTGAACAATGCCTACAATCGCCGCGTAATTCTTTATCACTCAGGACGCATCATGACCCCAGAACACCTCCCGACAGAACAGTACGACGCGCAGCTGGCAGAGAAAGTCGTCCGCCTGCAAAGTATGATGACGCCTTTCAACGCGCCCGTTCCCGAGGTGTTCCGCTCTCCTGTCAGCCACTACCGCATGCGTGCCGAGTTCCGCATCTGGCACGACGGTGACGACCTGTACCACATCATTTTCGATCAGCAGACGAAATCCCGCATTCGCGTGGACAGCTTCCCGGCAGCGAGCGAGCTTATCAATCAGCTGATGACGCTGATCGTTGAAGGCGTGCGTAACAACCCGGTGCTGCGCCACAAGCTGTTCCAGATTGACTACCTGACCACGCAAAGTAACCAGGCGATTGTCTCCCTGCTATACCACAAAGCCCTGAACGACGAGTGGCGCGAGCAGGCCGAAGCCCTGCGTGATGCGCTGCGTGCGCAGAACATCAACGTTCACCTGATTGGCCGTGCGACAAAAACCAAAATCATGCTGGATCAGGACTACGTCGACGAGCGCCTGTCGGTGGCGGGTAAAGAGATGGTCTATCGTCAGGTGGAGAACAGTTTTACCCAGCCGAATGCCGCGATGAACGTGCAGATGCTGGAGTGGGCGCTGAAGGCGACGGAAGGGTCTAAGGGCGATCTGCTTGAACTCTACTGCGGTAACGGCAACTTCTCGCTGGCAATGGCGCGTAACTTCGATCGCGTTCTGGCAACGGAAATCGCCAAACCGTCGGTGGCCGCCGCGCAGTACAACATTGCCGCCAACCATATCGACAACGTGCAGATCGTTCGTATGGCCGCAGAAGAGTTCACGCAGGCAATGAACGGCGTACGCCAGTTTAACCGTCTGGAAGGAATCGATCTGAAGAGCTACCAGTGTGAGACGATTTTTGTCGACCCGCCGCGCAGTGGCCTGGACAGCGAAACCGAGAAGATGGTGCAGGCGTACCCGCGTATTTTGTACATCTCCTGTAACCCGGAGACGCTGTGCAAAAACCTGGAAACGTTAAGCCAGACGCACAAGGTTGAACGTCTGGCGCTGTTCGATCAATTCCCGTATACGCACCATATGGAGTGCGGCGTTTTACTCACGGCGAAGTAATGAAGACCTTGTAGGGCAGGTAAGCGAAGCGCCACCTGCCAAAAAGCCGGATGGCGCTTCGCTTATCCGGCCTACAAAACCCTTCTCTACTCCGGTAACTGGCTCTTGCGGCTACGCATGCGCGAGCCAATCCAGAACACCAGCGCAACAGACAGTACCGCAGGGAAGAAGTTAGAGCCGATATCCGGATACTCCGCGCGCACCACCGTGCTGTACAGCAATACGCCCAGAATAAAGCAGGCGGCGGCCAGCCCCGGTAACCCCACCGGCATGGTGCGGTTCAGGTAGCGTTGATGCAGGCAGTACACCGTCAGCACCAGCGCAATCAGCGGGAAAATCGAAAACGGCACGATGGAGCTAAAAATAGCGGCGAACGTACCATTAATGGATAAGCCAGCGATCAATGCCAGCAACAGCGTCCCTTTATCCTGACCTGACTGTTTCATTACTCACCTTCACTCTTCGGTTTGATGTGCCAGTTTCTCTTGTTCACGGCGATACCAGTAGTACGCGCCTTTGGAGATCATCCTGAGCTGCAATACCAGTCGCTCTTCAAGCTGCTTGCGTTGTTCAATGCTGACGTCCAGCGCTTCGGCACCCGCGCTGAACACAATCGTCACCATCGCCTCGGCCTGTGCTTCGGTAAACGCACGCGGCATATGGTTTTCGAGTTCAAGATAGTCGGCAAGTTCCGCGATGAAGTGCTGAATTTCGCGCGCGACGGCGGCACGAAACGCTGCCGACGTGCCCGAACGCTCGCGCAAAAGCAGACGAAACGCGTTGGGGTTATTGCCGATAAATTCCATAAACGTCGACACGGAGGTGCGGATCACGCTGCCGCCTTTGGCGATACGCTGACGCGCCTGGCGCATCAGCTGGCGCAGCATCAAACCGCTCTCGTCGACCATGGTCAGGCCCAGTTCATCCACATCACGGAAGTGACGATAGAAGGACGTTGGCGCAATCCCGGCCTCGCGTGCAACCTCGCGCAGGCTCAAACTGGCAAAACTTCGCTCAGCACTCAGTTGACTGAATGCGGCTTCCACCAGCGAACGCCGGGTTTTCTCTTTTTGTTGTGCTCTTACGCCCATCACGATAGTTGAATCCTTCCAAAGGCCTGATGGCACTATACCAGAGAATAAAATTAATCTGTTTACCTGGCTTTGTGAATGATTGTTTACGTGCGGTTTGTGCTCCACTGCCGGAAAAAAGCACAACGATAATTGGGTTACTCTGGCAATGATGTTATGATTCTGTTGCTTTTATGTATAAGAACAGGTAAGCCTTACCATGCCACATTCCTACGATTACGACGCAATAGTTATTGGTTCCGGCCCCGGCGGCGAAGGCGCTGCTATGGGTCTGGTGAAACAGGGAGCCAGAGTAGCGGTCATTGAGCGCTACCATAATGTCGGCGGCGGTTGCACCCACTGGGGCACCATCCCTTCGAAAGCCCTCCGCCACGCCGTTAGCCGCATTATCGAATTTAACCAGAATCCTCTTTACAGCGACCACTCCCGACTTCTTCGTTCCTCTTTTGCCGACATCCTGAATCACGCGGATACCGTCATTAACCAGCAGACGCGCATGCGTCAGGGGTTTTATGAGCGTAACCACTGTGAAATTTTGCAGGGCAACGCGCATTTTGTGGATGAACACACCCTGGCACTCGAATGCCACGACGGATCGGTTGAAACCATCACCGCTGAAAAATTTGTGATTGCCTGCGGTTCACGCCCGTACCATCCGGCCGACGTGGACTTCTCGCACCCGCGCGTCTACGACAGCGACTCGATTCTGAGCCTGCACCATGAACCCCGCCACGTCATTATCTATGGCGCAGGGGTCATTGGTTGCGAATATGCGTCGATCTTCCGCGGAATGGACGTCAAAGTTGACCTGATCAATACTCGCGACCGCCTGCTGGCCTTCCTCGATCAGGAGATGTCGGACTCCCTCTCCTACCACTTCTGGAACAGCGGCGTGGTGATTCGCCACAACGAAGAGTACGAGAAGATCGAAGGCTGCGACGACGGGGTGATCATGCACCTCAAGTCAGGCAAGAAGCTGAAAGCGGACTGCCTCCTGTACGCCAACGGCCGTACCGGCAACACCGATTCTCTGAAGCTGGAAAATATCGGGCTTGAGACCGACAGCCGCGGTCAGCTGAAGGTCAACAGCATGTATCAGACCGCCCTGCCGCACGTTTACGCGGTCGGCGACGTGATTGGCTACCCAAGCCTGGCCTCCGCCGCTTACGACCAGGGACGCATTGCGGCTCAGGCGCTGGTGAAAGGCGAAGCGACGGCGCATCTGATCGAAGATATCCCGACGGGTATCTACACCATCCCGGAAATCAGCTCAGTCGGCAAAACCGAGCAGCAGCTGACGTCAATGAAGGTGCCTTACGAGGTGGGTCGTGCGCAGTTTAAACATCTGGCGCGGGCGCAAATCGTGGGGATGAGCGTGGGTACGCTGAAAATTCTTTTCCATCGCGAGACGAAAGAGATCCTTGGGATTCACTGCTTTGGTGAACGCGCCGCGGAAATCATTCATATCGGCCAGGCGATCATGGAACAGAAAGGTGGTGGTAACACCATTGAGTACTTCGTCAACACCACCTTTAACTACCCGACCATGGCGGAAGCCTATCGGGTAGCCGCGCTGAACGGCTTAAACCGCCTGTTTTAACGCGTTGTCAAAATGGCCATCCATCGCACCGCGGATGGCCTCTGCCAGCTGCTCATAGCGGCTGCGCAGCGGTGAACCCGGGCGATAAACCAGGCCAATTGTACGACGCGGCTCTGGCTTAATGCACGGCAAGTAGACCACGCCATCACGTTTACGCTCGTGCGGCACCGCCAGCGCAGGCAGCAGCGTAATACCACTTCCCGCCGCGACCATATTTCGCAGCGTTTCCAGGCTGGTTGCGCGGAAGTGGGTATCTTCATCAGCACCCGCTTCGAAACAGAAGCCCATCGCCTGGTCGCGCAGGCAGTGGCCATCTTCCAGCATCAGCAGCTTTTCACCCGCCAGATCGGCCATCGGCACGCGATCGCGGTTCGCCCACGGGTGATCTTCATAGATCGCCAGCATCATCGGCTCATCGAACAGCGGCACTTCAATAAAGGCTTCACTCTCTTTTACCAGTGCCAGAATGGCGCAGTCGAGCTTGCCGCTGTCCAGCTGCGCCAGCAGCTGATGCGTCTGCGCTTCATGCAGGTACATTTCGAGTTTCGGGAACGTCTGGTGCAGCATCGGAATGATGTGCGGTAACAGGTACGGGCCAACGGTTGGGATCAGGCCAATATGCAGCGGGCCGGACATGGCCTCCCCCTGCTGGCTTGCCATTTCCTTGAGCACTTTGACCTCGCGCAGCACGGTGCGCGCCTGATCCACCAGCAGAAGACCTGCCTGTGTGAACAGAACCTTACGACTGGTGCGCTCCAGCAGCATCACGCCCAGCTCGTCTTCAAGCTTGCGGATCTGGCCGCTCAGCGTGGGCTGGCTGACGTGGCAGGAATCTGCCGCGCGGCGAAAGTGACGATGCTCGGCTAACGCTACCAGGTATTCAAGATCACGAATATTCATTATTCATCCTCCGTCGCCACGATAGTTCATGGCGATAGATAGCATAGCAACGAACGATTATCCCTATCAAGCATTCTGTTGAATAATACACCACATAGACGAGGCGGCACGTGTTTGACCCTTGACGTCCCCGCCACCGTCAGCGAGTTTCTCTCAAAACTCGAACAACTAAAGCCAACGTGAACTTTTGCGGACCCCGTGGTCCGCTTTTTTTTTGCGTAAAAAAGCCCAACTCAGGGTTGGGCTGGGGTTTTGTAGGTCGGGTAAGGCGAAGCCGCCACCCGACGTTTCAGGCATCAAATCAGGCGGTTTTTCGCCTCCGCAATGGCCTGCGCCACCTGCTTAGGCGACACGCCGCCTTTCGCCGCACGCTTATCCAGGCAGGACTGCAGCGCCAGAATCGAATACACATCATCCCCGATAGCCGCGCTGAATTTTTGCAGGTCGGCCAGCGCCAGATCTTCCAGCGGTTTACCCTGACGAATGGCTTCCACTACCGCTTCACCGACAATATGGTGCGCTTCACGGAACGGTACGCCCTTCGCCACCAGATAATCCGCCAGCTCGGTCGCGTTCGCATAGCCCTGCTGCGCCGCTTCCTGACAGCGCGGACGCTTCACCTGAATGCCGTCCAGCACCAGCGCGCCCATATGCAGACAGTCGAGCCAGGTGTCGAGCGCGTCGAACAGCCCCTCTTTGTCTTCCTGCATATCTTTGTTGTACGCCAGCGGCAGCCCTTTCAGGGTCATCATCATGCCGGTCAGCGCGCCCTGCACGCGGCCACATTTCCCGCGGATCAGCTCCAGCGCGTCCGGGTTTTTCTTCTGCGGCATCAGGGATGAGCCTGACGTCACGCGGTCGGACAGCTCAACGAAGCCCGCTTCGCCGGAGTTAAAGAAGATCAGATCTTCAGCAAAGCGCGACAGGTGCACCATGCCGATAGACGCATTGGAGAGCAGCTCCAGCACGTGGTCACGGTCAGAGACGCTGTCCAGGCTGTTACGGGTGGCGGAGGCAAAGCCCAGCCAGCCTGCCAGCTGTTCACGGTCGATTTCGTAAGCGGTACCCGCCAGCGCGCCGCTGCCCAGCGGGCTGACGTCCAGACGCTTCAGGGTATCCTGCAGACGGCTTTCGTCACGCGCCAGCATCTCAACGTAGGCCAGACACCAGTGCGCAAAGGTCACCGGCTGCGCGCGCTGCAGGTGGGTATAACCCGGCATCACCGCGTCCTGATTATTCTGTGCGGTCTCCACCAGCGCGGTCTGCAGCTGACGGTTAGCCGCCAGCAGCTCGCCAACGGTATCTTTACACCACAGCTTCAGGTCGGTGGCGACCTGGTCGTTACGGCTACGCCCGGTGTGCAGCTTTTTACCCAACTGGCCGACTTTGTCGATCAGCTTGCCTTCCACCCAGCTGTGAATATCTTCGGCATCGCTCTGCAGGATTTGCTGCGGATCCAGACGCACCTCTTCCAGCAGGTTGTTCAGCGCCTCTTCCAGCTGCAGCTGTTCCTCCGGGGTCAGCACGCCCACCGTCACCAGCGCTTTGGACCAGGCCACAGAGCCGACGATATCCTGTTCGGCCAGGCGGTAGTCGAAGCGCAAAGAGTCGTTGAACTGTTTGAACCGCTGATCCGCTGCCTGTGTAAAACGCCCACCCCAAAGTGCCATAACATCGTTCCTTTATTCGTTAGTTCCGCCGGGTGGCGCTACGCTTACCCGGCCTACGGTCATTCATTAAAAACTTACGCTAAAATACGCGTGCCAATCGGCGTGCCGTTAAACAGCGCCGGAAGCTGCTCCGCGTGACGCCAGGAGGCGATATCAACCGGGCGGCCCAGCGTGCGCGCCGCATCCAGCGCGGCGTTCACTTTGACGATCATGCCGTCGGTAATAATGCCCTGAGCAATCAGCTGCTCGGCTTTCTCAGCCGTCATTTCCGCAATGCGCTGGCCTTTACCGTCCAGAATGCCGCTCACGTCGGAAAGCAGGATCAGGTCCGCGCCCAGCGTTGCCGCCAGCGCGGTTGCCGCCTGGTCAGCGTTAACGTTCATCAGCTCGCCCTCTTCGGTCACGCCGATAGAGCTCACCACCGGCAGGAAACCGCCTTCCAGCAACGTGTTAATCAGCTTAGGCGAACCCGGCTGCGCCAGTCCAACGTGACCGAGCGCTTCGTCGAGCTGGGTCACTTTTACGCTGTCGCCATCGCCCAGGTAGAGGCCAACGGAAGCAATGCGGTGTTTCTTCGCCCAGGACAGCAGGGTTTTGTTCGCCGTGCCCGCCAGCGCACCGGTGATAATGTCAATCTGATCCGCAGGCGTCACGCGCAGGCCGTTTTTCTTGATCACCGGCAGGTTGAGCCCTTTCATCAGTTCATCCACCACGCAGCCGCCGCCGTGCACAATCACCAGCGGACGTTGGTGTGATTCGCGATAGTTCACCAGCGCGGTAAACAGACGCTCCAGCGCTTCTTCGCTGTCCAGCAGTACACCACCGAGTTTGATAATTAATGGGTTCATCATCACACCTTAAATAAGAGCCTGCGTTTCCGGGAAACCGAAACGAATATTTGCACACTGCATTGCCTGAGCGGCAGCGCCTTTCAGTAAGTTATCTTCTGCAGCCACCACGATGAGATGCTCACCCTGCACGGCAAAGCCGATGTCGCAGAACGGCAGGCCGACCACATTTTTCAGCGCCGGCACGCCTTTGTCGTACAGGCGCACCAGCGGTTTGTCCGCATACGCCTGCGTGAAGACCTCATTCACCTGCTCTTTGGTCACGCCCGGCTTCAGGCGGCAGGTAATGGTTTCGAGGATCCCACGCGGGAAGCTGCCCAGGTGCGGGGTGAAAATGACGTCCGCGCCCAGATGCGTCGTGATTTCAGGATGATGACGGTGGTTAAACACGCCATACGGCTGAAGGCTCACTTCGCAGAAGCTGTTGGAGATCGCCGCCTTGCGTCCTGCACCGCTCACGCCGCTGGTGGCGTTGATCACCGGCCACTGGTTCAGATCCAGCAGGCCCGCGTCGATCAGCGGCTTCAGGGAAAGCTGCGCCGCCGTCGGGTAGCAGCCCGGAACGGCAATCAGATCCGCTTCTTTCAGTTTATCTGCGCTCCACTCCGCCAGGCCGTACACCGCTTTTTCAAGCAGATCCGGATGCTGATGGGTGAAACCGTAATATTTTTCGTAGAACGCGCCGTCGTTAACGCGGAACGCGCCGGAGAGGTCGAAGACCACGCATCCGGCTGCCAGAAACTGCGGCGCCAGGTCGTGGCTGACCTCGTGCGCGGTGGCTAAAAACACCACGTCGACGCCGTCGGTAAACTCGCTGATGTCAGACATGGGCTGCAAAGGCAGATCGACCAGGCCCTTAAGCTGCGGATGCAAATCGGAAATTAACTTTCCTGCATCATTGCTTTGCGCTGACACGGTCAAAGCGGTTATGGTCATATGTGGATGGCGATTCACGTAGCTTACAAGCTCTGCGCCCGCATAACCGCTAGCGCCTACAATCAGCGTATTCAACATCGGGTTCCTTTATGCTCAACGTTAATGTATTTTTATTCACATTTATTGCATGAATATTGATACTATCACGACCTAAGGTGTGTCAACAATGAAAATGAACTTACCGCCATTTATCGAGATCTACCGCGCCCTGATTGCCACACCGTCCATCAGCGCAACGGAAGAAGCGCTGGATCAGAGCAATGAGTCTTTAATCAATCTGCTGGCGGGTTGGTTTAGCGATCTTGGGTTTAACGTTGAGGTTCAGCCCGTCCCCGGCACTCGTCACAAATTTAACCTGCTCGCCAGTACCGGAACCGGTGCGGGCGGCCTGCTGCTGGCCGGTCACACCGACACCGTGCCGTTTGACGATGGCCGCTGGACGCGCGATCCGTTCACCCTGACCGAGCACGACAACAAGCTCTACGGTCTGGGCACCGCAGACATGAAAGGCTTCTTCGCCTTTATCCTCGACGCGCTGCGTGACGTGGACGTGACGAAGCTGAAAAAGCCGCTCTACATTCTGGCGACCGCCGATGAAGAAACCAGCATGGCGGGCGCGCGCTACTTCTCAGAAAACACGTCGATTCGTCCGGATTGCGCGATCATCGGCGAGCCGACGTCTCTGCAACCGATTCGCGCACATAAAGGCCATATCTCTACCGCCGTGCGCGTGCTCGGCCAGTCCGGCCACTCCAGCGATCCGGCGCGGGGCGTCAACGCCATTGAGCTGATGCATGACGCCATCGGCCGCATCATGACCCTGCGCGACGATCTGAAAGAGCGTTACCACTATGAGGCGTTCACCGTGCCGTATCCAACGCTCAATCTCGGCAGCCTGCACGGCGGTGATGCCTCGAACCGTATCTGCGCCTGCTGCGAGCTGCACATGGACATCCGACCGCTGCCGGGCATGACCCTGAGCGATCTGGATGGTTTACTGAACGAAGCGCTGGCCCCGGTGAGTGAGCGCTGGCCGGGCCGTCTGACGGTCTCGGAACTGCACCCGCCGATCCCGGGTTATGAATGCCCGCCGGACCATCAGCTGGTCGAAGTGGTGGAAAAGCTGCTCGGTGAAAAAACTGACGTGGTGAATTACTGCACCGAAGCGCCGTTTATTCAGACGCTGTGCCCGACGCTGGTTCTTGGCCCTGGCTCCATCAACCAGGCGCACCAGCCGGATGAGTATCTTGAAACCCGCTTTATCAAGCCCACCCGCGAACTGATTACCCAGGTTGTACATCATTTCTGCTGGCATTAATGACCTTTCCCCTCTCGGAAGAGAGGGGAAAATCCCGCGATCTCCGTCACATTTCCATAAGCATCTCTTATCTGACGCAATGCGAATTAAATTTCGTAAATTGCCCACATTTATTCGTTTGCTGAACCGTTTTCGCAGCAATTGACGACGGGGGTTTTACGTGGCTTTATAAAGGGAGATGACAAAATAATGTCCAGAAGATTTTCGCCTGGGCATAAACAAAAATGATGGGGTGACTGGGTTTTTATGAACGAACAATATTCCGCGTTGCGTAGTAATGTCAGTATGCTCGGCAAAGTGCTTGGAGATACCATCAAAGATGCGTTGGGGGAGAACATCCTCGACCGCGTTGAAACCATCCGCAAGCTGTCTAAATCTTCCCGTGCCGGTAACGAGGCCAGTCGTCAGGAGCTGCTCACCACCTTGCAGAACCTCTCGAACGACGAGCTGCTGCCCGTTGCACGCGCATTCAGCCAGTTCCTGAACCTGGCAAATACCGCTGAGCAATACCACAGCATTTCGCCAAACGGCGAAGCGGCCAGCAACCCGGAAGTCATTGCCCGCACCCTTCGTAAACTGAAAGACCAGCCAGACCTCAACGAAGCCACCATCAAAAAAGCGGTGGAGTCACTTTCGCTGGAGCTGGTACTGACCGCTCACCCAACCGAGATCACCCGTCGCACCCTGATCCACAAAATGGTGGAAGTGAACAACTGCCTGAAGCAGCTGGATAACAAAGACATTGCCGACTATGAACGCAACCAGCTGATGCGCCGCCTGCGCCAGCTGATTGCTCAGTCCTGGCACACCGATGAAATTCGTAAGCATCGCCCAAGCCCGGTCGACGAAGCTAAATGGGGCTTTGCGGTGGTGGAAAACAGCCTGTGGGAAGGGGTACCGAACTACCTGCGCGAGCTGAACGAACAGCTGGAAGCGAACCTGGGCTACCGTCTGCCGGTCGACTTTGTGCCGGTCCGCTTTACCTCCTGGATGGGCGGCGACCGCGACGGCAACCCAAACGTCACCGCAGAAATCACCCGTCACGTCCTGCTGCTGAGCCGCTGGAAAGCGACCGATCTGTTCCTGAAAGACATTCAGGTGCTGATCTCCGAGCTGTCGATGGTAGAAGCGACGCCGGAACTGCGCGCGCTGGCCGGTGAAGAAGGCGCCAGCGAGCCGTACCGTTTCCTGATGAAAAAACTGCGTGGTCAGCTGATGGCCACTCAGGCCTGGCTGGAAGCGCGCCTGAAAGGCCAGCGTCTGCCAAAACCAGAAGGCCTGCTCAGCCAGAACGAACAGCTTTGGGAGCCGCTTTACGCCTGTTATAAATCACTCCAGGCCTGCGGGATGGGCATCATCGCCAACGGTGAACTGCTCGACACCCTGCGTCGCGTGAAGTGTTTCGGCGTGCCGCTGGTGCGTATCGACGTGCGTCAGGAAAGTACCCGCCATACCGAAGCGCTGGGCGAGCTGACCCGCTATCTCGGCATCGGTGACTATGAAAGCTGGTCCGAAGCTGACAAGCAGGCGTTCCTGATCCGCGAGCTGAACTCCAAGCGCCCTCTGCTGCCGCGCAACTGGGAGCCAAGCAACGATACCCGCGAAGTGCTCAACACCTGTAAAGCGATCGTGGACGCACCGAAAGGATCGGTCGCCGCCTATGTGATCTCCATGGCGAAAACCCCGTCCGACGTGCTGGGCGTTCACCTCCTGCTGAAAGAAGCGGGAATCGACTACGCCCTGCCTGTCGCCCCGCTGTTTGAGACCCTCGACGACCTGAACAACGCCAACGACGTGATGAGCCAACTGCTGAACATCGACTGGTATCGCGGCTTTATTCAGGGCAAACAGATGGTGATGATCGGCTATTCCGACTCCGCAAAAGATGCGGGCGTAATGGCGGCATCCTGGGCGCAGTATCAGGCGCAGGACGCACTGATCAAAACCTGCGAGAAAGCCGGTATCGAGCTGACCCTGTTCCACGGACGCGGTGGCTCCATTGGCCGTGGCGGCGCGCCAGCACACGCGGCACTGCTGTCACAGCCGCCGGGAAGCCTGAAAGGCGGCCTGCGCGTGACCGAGCAGGGCGAGATGATCCGCTTCAAGTACGGCCTGCCGGAAGTGACCATCAGCAGCCTGTCGCTTTATACCAGCGCGATCCTCGAAGCCAACCTGCTGCCACCGCCGGAGCCGAAAGCCTCCTGGTGCCACATCATGGACGAGCTGTCGGCTATCTCCTGCGATCTGTACCGCGGCTACGTGCGTGAAAACAAAGATTTCGTGCCTTACTTCCGTTCAGCCACGCCTGAGCAGGAGCTGGGTAAACTTCCGCTGGGCTCGCGTCCTGCCAAGCGTCGTCCGACCGGCGGCGTTGAATCCCTGCGTGCAATCCCGTGGATCTTTGCCTGGACGCAGAACCGCTTAATGCTGCCCGCCTGGCTGGGTGCCGGTGCCGCACTGCAAAAAGTGGTGGAAGACGGTAAACAGAGCGAACTGGAAACCATGTGCCGCGACTGGCCGTTCTTCTCTACCCGTCTGGGAATGCTGGAGATGGTCTTCTCGAAAGCCGACCTGTGGCTGGCGGAATACTACGATCAGCGCCTGGTGAAGCCCGAGCTGTGGGCGCTGGGCAAAGAGCTGCGCGAACTGCTGGAAGGCGACATCAAAGTGGTGCTGGACATCGCTAACGACTCACACCTGATGGCGGACCTGCCGTGGATTGCCGAGTCTATCCAGCTGCGTAACATCTACACCGACCCGCTGAACGTCCTGCAGGCAGAGCTGCTGCACCGTTCGCGTCTGGCGGAAGAAGAAGGGAAAGAGCCGGATCCACGCGTTGAACAGGCGCTGATGGTGACGATTGCGGGCGTTGCGGCGGGTATGCGTAACACCGGCTAATGCTTTACGCCCGGCGGCGCTGCGCTTGCACGGGCCTACGATAAGTAGGCCGGGTAAGCGTTAGCGCCACCCGGCAATACCCTGGTATCCACACCATGCACCACGACATTACCCAGATCCTGACTAACCTGATCAACGGCACAACGCCGCTGCGTCAGGTGCATTTTGCAAACTCCGCGACCTCCGCCCCCGAACTTGCCTTGCAGGTCGATTTTCCACGTCTGGAGATCGCGATCGAAGGTTCGATGAAAGACCAGGCTGGCTGCGTTTTACAGCAGGGTGATGTTTTATACGTCCCGGCTGGCGGCTGGAATAATCCACAATGGCAAGCACCCGCAACAACGCTGAGCATCCTGTTTGGTAAACAGCAGCTTGGGTTTAGCCTTTTGCACTGGAATGGTATAGACGTTCGAAACCTGACAAAGCAACACGTTGCCCGTCGTGGTCCCCGTATTGGATCGCTACTCTTACAGACGCTTCATGAAATGCAGATGCAACCGCATGAGCAACAAACC harbors:
- the argH gene encoding argininosuccinate lyase, whose translation is MALWGGRFTQAADQRFKQFNDSLRFDYRLAEQDIVGSVAWSKALVTVGVLTPEEQLQLEEALNNLLEEVRLDPQQILQSDAEDIHSWVEGKLIDKVGQLGKKLHTGRSRNDQVATDLKLWCKDTVGELLAANRQLQTALVETAQNNQDAVMPGYTHLQRAQPVTFAHWCLAYVEMLARDESRLQDTLKRLDVSPLGSGALAGTAYEIDREQLAGWLGFASATRNSLDSVSDRDHVLELLSNASIGMVHLSRFAEDLIFFNSGEAGFVELSDRVTSGSSLMPQKKNPDALELIRGKCGRVQGALTGMMMTLKGLPLAYNKDMQEDKEGLFDALDTWLDCLHMGALVLDGIQVKRPRCQEAAQQGYANATELADYLVAKGVPFREAHHIVGEAVVEAIRQGKPLEDLALADLQKFSAAIGDDVYSILALQSCLDKRAAKGGVSPKQVAQAIAEAKNRLI
- the argB gene encoding acetylglutamate kinase — protein: MMNPLIIKLGGVLLDSEEALERLFTALVNYRESHQRPLVIVHGGGCVVDELMKGLNLPVIKKNGLRVTPADQIDIITGALAGTANKTLLSWAKKHRIASVGLYLGDGDSVKVTQLDEALGHVGLAQPGSPKLINTLLEGGFLPVVSSIGVTEEGELMNVNADQAATALAATLGADLILLSDVSGILDGKGQRIAEMTAEKAEQLIAQGIITDGMIVKVNAALDAARTLGRPVDIASWRHAEQLPALFNGTPIGTRILA
- the fabR gene encoding HTH-type transcriptional repressor FabR, whose amino-acid sequence is MMGVRAQQKEKTRRSLVEAAFSQLSAERSFASLSLREVAREAGIAPTSFYRHFRDVDELGLTMVDESGLMLRQLMRQARQRIAKGGSVIRTSVSTFMEFIGNNPNAFRLLLRERSGTSAAFRAAVAREIQHFIAELADYLELENHMPRAFTEAQAEAMVTIVFSAGAEALDVSIEQRKQLEERLVLQLRMISKGAYYWYRREQEKLAHQTEE
- the sthA gene encoding Si-specific NAD(P)(+) transhydrogenase; this translates as MPHSYDYDAIVIGSGPGGEGAAMGLVKQGARVAVIERYHNVGGGCTHWGTIPSKALRHAVSRIIEFNQNPLYSDHSRLLRSSFADILNHADTVINQQTRMRQGFYERNHCEILQGNAHFVDEHTLALECHDGSVETITAEKFVIACGSRPYHPADVDFSHPRVYDSDSILSLHHEPRHVIIYGAGVIGCEYASIFRGMDVKVDLINTRDRLLAFLDQEMSDSLSYHFWNSGVVIRHNEEYEKIEGCDDGVIMHLKSGKKLKADCLLYANGRTGNTDSLKLENIGLETDSRGQLKVNSMYQTALPHVYAVGDVIGYPSLASAAYDQGRIAAQALVKGEATAHLIEDIPTGIYTIPEISSVGKTEQQLTSMKVPYEVGRAQFKHLARAQIVGMSVGTLKILFHRETKEILGIHCFGERAAEIIHIGQAIMEQKGGGNTIEYFVNTTFNYPTMAEAYRVAALNGLNRLF
- the oxyR gene encoding DNA-binding transcriptional regulator OxyR; protein product: MNIRDLEYLVALAEHRHFRRAADSCHVSQPTLSGQIRKLEDELGVMLLERTSRKVLFTQAGLLLVDQARTVLREVKVLKEMASQQGEAMSGPLHIGLIPTVGPYLLPHIIPMLHQTFPKLEMYLHEAQTHQLLAQLDSGKLDCAILALVKESEAFIEVPLFDEPMMLAIYEDHPWANRDRVPMADLAGEKLLMLEDGHCLRDQAMGFCFEAGADEDTHFRATSLETLRNMVAAGSGITLLPALAVPHERKRDGVVYLPCIKPEPRRTIGLVYRPGSPLRSRYEQLAEAIRGAMDGHFDNALKQAV
- a CDS encoding YijD family membrane protein: MKQSGQDKGTLLLALIAGLSINGTFAAIFSSIVPFSIFPLIALVLTVYCLHQRYLNRTMPVGLPGLAAACFILGVLLYSTVVRAEYPDIGSNFFPAVLSVALVFWIGSRMRSRKSQLPE
- the argC gene encoding N-acetyl-gamma-glutamyl-phosphate reductase, which encodes MLNTLIVGASGYAGAELVSYVNRHPHMTITALTVSAQSNDAGKLISDLHPQLKGLVDLPLQPMSDISEFTDGVDVVFLATAHEVSHDLAPQFLAAGCVVFDLSGAFRVNDGAFYEKYYGFTHQHPDLLEKAVYGLAEWSADKLKEADLIAVPGCYPTAAQLSLKPLIDAGLLDLNQWPVINATSGVSGAGRKAAISNSFCEVSLQPYGVFNHRHHPEITTHLGADVIFTPHLGSFPRGILETITCRLKPGVTKEQVNEVFTQAYADKPLVRLYDKGVPALKNVVGLPFCDIGFAVQGEHLIVVAAEDNLLKGAAAQAMQCANIRFGFPETQALI
- the trmA gene encoding tRNA (uridine(54)-C5)-methyltransferase TrmA, with the protein product MTPEHLPTEQYDAQLAEKVVRLQSMMTPFNAPVPEVFRSPVSHYRMRAEFRIWHDGDDLYHIIFDQQTKSRIRVDSFPAASELINQLMTLIVEGVRNNPVLRHKLFQIDYLTTQSNQAIVSLLYHKALNDEWREQAEALRDALRAQNINVHLIGRATKTKIMLDQDYVDERLSVAGKEMVYRQVENSFTQPNAAMNVQMLEWALKATEGSKGDLLELYCGNGNFSLAMARNFDRVLATEIAKPSVAAAQYNIAANHIDNVQIVRMAAEEFTQAMNGVRQFNRLEGIDLKSYQCETIFVDPPRSGLDSETEKMVQAYPRILYISCNPETLCKNLETLSQTHKVERLALFDQFPYTHHMECGVLLTAK